The proteins below come from a single Gimesia alba genomic window:
- the pilO gene encoding type IV pilus inner membrane component PilO: MNEKLRRDSLITIIGLSVVVALFTFVVYLPGLKNKQELNKEIAAIQQSISEIPAKVKQLEALHQELDQRRSFVKRLCERIPADRDTHQVLQRVALLAKTASLTVNELNPGETVMHETYLQQPFQLSVSGPYSGLVQFLNGLDHEKRLFTVSNVTLTKQDEEAEGHIKGTISLSVYVFRDNQRDFSDFTENRVSKALISADKR; encoded by the coding sequence ATGAATGAAAAATTACGTCGTGACAGTTTGATTACCATTATTGGGCTTTCCGTCGTGGTCGCCTTGTTTACGTTTGTGGTGTATCTGCCAGGTCTAAAAAATAAGCAGGAATTGAATAAAGAGATTGCCGCGATTCAGCAATCCATTTCAGAAATCCCTGCGAAAGTCAAACAGCTGGAGGCACTCCATCAGGAACTGGACCAGCGACGGTCTTTCGTCAAACGGCTCTGTGAAAGGATCCCTGCAGACAGAGACACACATCAGGTCTTACAACGGGTTGCCTTACTCGCAAAGACGGCCTCACTGACTGTGAACGAATTGAACCCAGGCGAAACGGTGATGCACGAAACATATCTCCAACAGCCTTTTCAATTGAGTGTTTCCGGTCCTTATTCCGGTCTGGTTCAATTCCTGAACGGCCTGGATCACGAAAAACGTTTGTTTACTGTCTCTAATGTCACACTTACAAAGCAAGATGAGGAAGCTGAGGGACATATCAAAGGAACAATCAGCCTGTCAGTTTACGTATTCCGCGATAACCAGAGGGATTTTTCTGATTTTACCGAAAATAGGGTTAGCAAAGCGTTAATTTCAGCCGATAAGAGATAA